The DNA sequence AGATACCCGGTGACGATGCGTGCCGGCACGCCCCAGCGGCGCAGCACCACGACGACCGCGCTGGCGTAGTGCTCGCAGAAGCCGGCGCGCTGGTCCAGCCAGAAGCTGTCCACCGGGTCCGGGCCGGACAGGCCGGGGGCCAGGGTGTAGACAAAGGGCCGCTGGCGGATGTGGTCCAGCAGCCACTGGGCCCGGCGGGCGCTGTCGCCGAGGGCCGCCCCCGTGCTGGCACCGTGTTCGTCGGCCCAGGCGAGGGTGCGCGGATGCTGACCGCCGGGCAGCGCGAGATAGGGCTGCCAGCGCGGATCGTCCGCCCGAACCGGTTCGGCGGGGGGCGTGGCGGCGTCATGCACCGGGGTGTCGAGCACGGCGGTGGCCTGTACGCGCAGGCGCTCCGTCAGCGGCTGATCGCTGGTCCACGCCCCTTCGGGCTCGTGCCGCCAGCGGTGCTCCGGGCCGGCATCGGGCAGCGTCGGTCCGGTCCGGGCGTTTTCCAGCAGCGGCAGCGTGGACAGGCCCAGCGGCTCGACCGTCATCTCGTAGCGCAGCGTCCGGGCCGGCGCAGCGGGTACGGTCGGTTCGGCCTCCGGCAGGAACCGGCGTCGGCGCTGCCAGCCGCTGCCTTCCGGCTCACTCAGCACCGGGCCGCGGAAATACAGCTGTGAAGGTGCCGGCGCAGGACCGTCGAACTGCAGGCGCAGCGCGACCGTGTCGTCCTGCGCCAGTTCGGCCACGTCGCCCAGCGACAGGTGGTCGGACAGGCCGGTGCGGGCGGTGCCGGGCCCGGGCATCGACCACAGCGGCGCGACCCGCGGGAAGAGCAGGAACAGCGCGACCACCAGCGGCAGGCCCGTCAGCAGCAGCCGGGCCGACAGCGCCAGGGCCTGCCGCAGCGGCGGCGGTGTCTGCAGGCGGTCGGGCAGGTGGGCGAGCACCAGCGCGGCCAGCAGCAGCCACACCGACAGGCCCATCGCGAGCGCCATGACCAGCGACTGCGCGTGCAGGAAATTGGCCAGCACCAGGAAGAAGCCGAGGTAGAAGACGACCGTCGCATCCCGGCGCGCGCGCAGCTCCAGCGTCTTCAGCGCCGACAGCACGACCAGCAGCGTCACGCCGGCTGACGGGCCGAGCAGCGACTGGTGGCTGATCAGCGTGCCGGCCGAGGCACCGGCCAGCGCGAGCAGCATCAGGTGCCGTGACGGCAGGGCGCGGCCGCTCCACGCCAGCCACGCCCGCCAGCCCAGCGCGGCATAAGCCAGCACCGCGCACCACAGGGGCACCTGCGTGCACTGCGGCAGCAGCGTCCAGGCCAGCACCGCCAGCAGGAACAGCGTGTCGCGGGACTCGCGTGGCAGGGCGACCCGGCTCACGGCGGACTCCAGAGCGCGAGGGTGTCCAGACACTGCCGCCGGTGCTGCGGGCCGATGCCTTCCGCGATCGACAGCGTGCCGAGGCTGAGCCGGTAGGGTTGCCCCAGGGCTTCGGCCTGCAGCACCCAGGCGCTCAGGCGGCGCAGGCGGGTTTCCGGGTCGAGGTCGGTCAGACGGTCGCCGTCCAGATGCAGCCCGCGGGCCTGCCGTGCCGGAGGTGTTTCCCGCACCAGCAGGCCGCCGCCCGCAGCGAGGCTGCGGGCAGAGCGGCGCCACAGCACCTGCGCCGGCCGATCTTCGCGCCGCCAGGGCCGCACGCCTTCATCCTCGCCGGGTTCTGGCTGGGGGGCGTGCCGGCGCAGCGGGGCCTCGGCTGGATCGGTGCTGGCGGACTGGGGCACCGGCGGTGCATCGACCTCCGGGGCGGGCCAGGCCAGCGGCTGCTGCGCGATCCGCCACACGGCCCAGACCCGGAAGAGCCCGAGCGGGAACCGGCTGCTGAACTCCAGTGCAGGCAGCGTCTGCCGTCCGCGGTGTGCGAGCCTGCGGGGCAGGTGCCGCCGTGCGTCCGGATCGGGCGACACGTCGACCGGCAGGTCCGCAGGCTCGTCCCGCCAGCGCACCACCAGACCATGGCGGCCGAGATGGGCCGGATGGCGCCAGCCGGTGCGGCGGGTCTCGTCCTGCACGGTGATCTCGATGTCGACCATCTCCCCGACGAACCCCGCCTCGCCGACCCGCGCGCTCAGGCGCAGGCCGCTGAGCGTCGCGTGGGTCGCGTGCAAGGCCACCAGCGCGGCGCTGGACAGGGTGAAGGTCAGCAGGTGGCCGAGGTTGAGCTGGTAGTTGATCGAGGCCAGCAGCAGGCAGCCCAGCAGCACGCCGTACACGAAACCGGAGCCGGTCGGCACGATGTAGAGCGTGCGGTGGTCCAGGCGCAGCGTGTCGGTGCGCGGGTGGCGCCGGTCCCACCAGGCCTGCCAGCGCGTACGCCATCCGGACAGCCGGGGCATGCTCAGACGAGCCGGACCGATTCGAGCATCGCGCGCACCTGCGCAACCCGGCCGCGGCCGGCGCCGCTGCGTGGCTGCAGGCGGTGGGCCAGCACCGGCACGGCCAGCGCCTGCAGGTCCTCGGGCGTGGCGTGGGTGCGGCGGGCGAGCAGGGCCCGCGCCCGTGCCGCCCGCAGCCAGGCGATCGCCGCCCGCGGCGACAGGCCCTGCGTGAACCACTGGCCGCCGCGGGTGGCGGCGAGCAGCGCCTGCAGGTAGTCCAGCAGCGCGGGGGCGACATGGATGCGCTGCACGGCGGCCTGCGCCGCCAGCAGCTCCTGCGCCGACATCACCGGCTGCAGGTGCCGCACGGCTTCGCGCCGGTCGTGGCCTTCGAGCAGCGCCCGCTCGGCTGCCGGGGCCGGGTAGCCCAGCGTGAGGCACATCAGGAAGCGGTCGAGCTGGCTTTCGGGCAGGGCGTAGGTGCCCAGCTGCTCGGCCGGGTTCTGGGTGGCGATGACGAAGAAGGGGCTGGGCAGGGCGCGCGTCTCGCCGTCGAGGGTCACCTGGCGCTCCTCCATCGCCTCCAGCAGCGCGCTCTGGGTGCGCGGCCCGGCGCGGTTGATCTCGTCGGCCAGCAGCACCTGCGTGAACACGGGGCCTTGATGAAAGACAAATCCCTCGCGCGTGCGCTCGTAGACACTGATTCCGACCAGATCGCTGGGTGTCAGGTCGGCGGTGAACTGCACTCTGGAGAACTGCAGGCCGACCGAAGCGGCCAGCGCCTGGGCGAGGGTGGTCTTGCCGACACCGGGAACGTCCTCGATCAGCAAGTGGCCACCGGCGAGCAGGCAGGCCACGCTGTCGAGGATCTGTGCATGCTTGCCGACCACCACCGAGCCGATCTGATCGACGAGGCGCTCCAGCGTCTCGGTCAGGGGAATTGCCGGAGCCGGAGGTGTCAGGAGTGTGTGATGTGGGCGGTTCATCATCGGTGATACCTTACCCGAACCGAAACCGAAACGAAGCTTGAGGGACAACACAGCGGGCGGCGGACGCCCGGTGTGCCAGACAACATGAGCACTGCCTTTTATTCCCATCCCGACTGCCGCGGCCACGACATGGGCCCCGGCCACCCGGAGTGCCCCCAGCGCCTGGACGCGATCGAGGACCACCTGCTCTCCACCGGGCTGGACATCGCGCTGCTGCGGCCCGACGAGGTGCCGCTGGCGAAGCACTCGGACCTGATGCAGGCGCACAGCGAGGGCTACCTGCTCGAACTCGACGAGTTCATGCAGCAGGCGGTCCTGACCGGCGAGCACCGTGCGCTCGACCCCGACACCACCGTCTGCCCCGGCACGCGCCAGGCGATGCTGCGGGCGGCGGGCGCGGCCGTGGCGGCGACCGACGCGGTGATCGACGGCACCTACCGCAACGCCTTCTGCGCCATCCGCCCGCCCGGCACCACGCCACGCGCTCGGAGGCGATGGGCTTCTGCTTCTACAACAACGTCTGCATCGCGGCGCGCCATGCGCTGAACGTGCGCGGCCTGCAGCGGGTGGCGATCATCGACTTCGACGTCCACCACGGCAACGGCACCGAGGACATCATCGCCGGCGACGAGCGGGTGCTGATGTGCAGCTTCTTCCAGGACCAGCTCTACCCCTACAGCGGTGGCGTGCCGATGGGTGACAACATGGTCAACGTGCCGGTGCCGGCCTACACGCGCGGCATGGACGTGCGCGAGCTGATCGACATGTACTGGATTCCGCGGCTGGAGGAGTTCAGGCCCGAGATGGTCTTCATCTCCGCCGGCTTCGATGCCCACCGCGAAGATGATCTGGGGCAACTCGGGCTGGTCGAGGCCGACTACGCCTGGATCACGCAGCGCCTGGTCGACATCGCCGACCGCTACAGCAAGGGCCGCATCGTGTCGTGCCTGGAAGGAGGCTATGTGCTGAGTTCGCTGGCGCGCAGCGTCGCGGCCCATCTGCGGGTGCTGGCCGACGTCTGAGCCGTGGGCGGACGCTGCTCCGCGACCGATCAGCGCGAGGCGGTGTGCGTGCCAGTGTCCGCCGGTTCGGTGGTGAATTCGACCTCGATGCGCAATTGCGAGCGCACCGGGCGCCCGTCGAGTTCGCCTGGCACGAAGGCACTGCGCAGGAAGGTCTGCCGGGTGGCCTCTTCCAGCGCGGCGGGCAGCCCGCTGTCCTGCGCTGCATCGACACGCACCCGCTGCACCACGCCCTGGTCATCAATGAACAGCGTCAGCACCGCGCGGAAGTGCCCGGTGGGCGCCAGTTCCGGATAGAACAGGTCGATGGACTGCTGCGGTGCCGGACCGCGGGTGAGCAGGCGACTCGGCAGGTACTCCGCATCTGGATCGCCCGCCTGTGCGGCGGTACCGGCACCGGTCGGCGGCAGCTGTTCCATCCTCTCCAGCAGGGTCGGTGCCGATGGCGATGTCGTGCGGGCGGCCTGTGCCGATGCCGGGATGGTGGCTATCTGCTGTGTCGGCTCGGGGGCCGGGATGGTACCGCTCGACCGGTGCGCGGTCTCGATCCGGACCGCCACGCCGTGCTGATGGGCGGCCTCCCCGCGTGCCCCGCCTGCCTGCGCAAGTGCCTGGGCCGTGCTGGACAGCAGTACGCCGAGGTGCAGCAGCACCGACCCGGCCACACAGCCCGCCAGCAGCGCCCGCCGCTGTGCCATGTCAGTTCAGCTCGCGCCAGGCCGCACGCCGCAGGGTGTTGGAGCGGTTGCCGAGGCCGACTCCCGCGGCTTTCAGCTGCGTGCTCTGGTCGCGCTTGGTGAAAAAGGCGCTGACCCGGCCGGTGCTGTCCATCACGCGGCTGACGCCGACGATGAGCGAGTTCGAGACCTCGACGTCCCGCACATCGCCCGAGGGCAGCAGGAACTGGTAGAGGAAGGAGCTGCCGCCATTGCCGCAGGGGTCGCCGTTCGGCACGGTCGAGGCGAATGCGATCAGGCCCGAGGCCAGCGGAATGCCGTCCAGCGACACCCGCTCGCCGCTGGACTGGTCCAGGTCGACGTACCAGCCGTTCTGGGCATTCCAGTTGACGGACTGGGCGTCGTCGAGACGGCGGTTGCTGTTGAGTTTCTGGCGGACCAGCTTGGCGTTCGGGTCTCGGAGCGGGCCGAGGCCGGTGCTGTCGAGCGTGTCGCGGATGGAGTAGATCGTCTGCAGGCCGGTCGAAGTCAGATCGGCGTTGTTGAGCAGACGCCCGGTGCCGAAGGAGACGACGGTGATCGGCATGTTGTCGTTCACCAGTTCCGTGAGCACCGGCTTGCCGGTGATGGGCTGCGGCACGAGGTTCGGCCCCAGTGCCTGCCCGAGCAGCGTGGCCTCGATGCCGGAGGGGGCTACCCGGTCATCGTGGTCGAACCGCCAGAGGTTGCCGAGCATGTCGCCGGCATAGAAACGCAGCGCGGTGTTGTCCGCGTCGCTGGGCACCCAGGCGTTGAGGCGGCCCAGGTTGCTCGGCGTGGAGGCGTCACCGGCAGTGGTGATGATCTCGCCTGCACCGGTGCGCAGCTTGCCGGTCAGTGCGTCCAGCAGATAGAGTCGGCCGCGGCCGTCACCGACGTTGTTGATGCCCGAGGTGAAGGCGACCAGCCAGGTGCCCTTGGCATCCTTGGTGATCACCGGGTTGCCGAAGGTCAGGCCCAGATTGGTGTCCGAGAATTCCCAGAGCAGTGCGGGGGACGCCGGGTCGGTGATGTCGAGCGCGTAGTAGTAGCGGCCCCCAGCCCCCATGCCGCCCACGAGGATGGTGCGCCACTGGCCGTTGGCGTAGACATCGCCGATGGTCGGGGTCGCGTCGAGCAGATTGATGTGGGCGGCGTCGTAGCCCACGTCTGCCAGCCGCCGCACATGGGGCAGCACGCCGCGCGGCACGAAGGCCCACAGTTCATCACCCCCGGCGGGGTCGTTCTCGTTCTCGCCGACCTGGAAGGCGTGGAGCATGCCGTCGTTGGCGGCGGCATAGACCATCTTGGTGCGTTTCGCGTGGTCGGTGATGAACTGGCTGTAGCCGGCATCGCCGTACTTGAAGGGCGGCTTGGCGACGTAGACCGGCGCGGCATTGACGATGTCACCCAGGCGGGAATAGCGGTTGCGAAACACCTGGTTGTCCGGGGCGGCGGCTCCCATCTGGAACTGCGTGTCGCCCCGCAGGAAGTTGACCAGGTTCTCGCCGGTGGCCTTGGCCCGCGCGGCGGTCGTGAGGCGGCTGCATTGCGACAGGGGACGGGTGCCGGCGCACAGATCGTCGAAGTCCGAGTTGTATTGCAGGGCAGCCAGGTTGGCGTAGGTGAAGTCGAGGAGCTTGTCGGCGCCGTTGCCGAACAGGATGCGCCGGGGGCGGGCGGTCAGGTTGCGGGAGTCGAGCCGGGTCTTCGCGCTCCAGATGACCTTGCTGTCGCTGGTGTCTGGCGCGATCAGGCCGGCGGTGACGGCGTCGGTGCTGAACTGGAAGGCGCGCAGGTCGCCGTACCAGGTGGGCGAGTTGCTGTAGCTGGGCAGGAAGACCCAGTTGTCGCCGGTGACCGGCGTGAGCGAACTGGCCGAGGCTGCCGCGCTGGAACCCGCATCCTTGCTGATCTCGTTCAGCGTGGTGCCGATGGCATCCGACAGGGTCTGCGGGTCGGTGGCCGAGAAGTACTGGCCACGGCCGTTGACGGCGGCGTGCCACAGGTCGTCGATGTGGGTGGCGTTGGTCTGATTGTCGACCAGTGTGCCGGCCGGTACAGGCCATTCCTTGCTGTTGCGGCCGGCCACGATGTCGGCGTAGTCGCCGGTGGTCTGGGTGAGGTAGTTGCGGTCGTAGGACAGGGTGCCGCGCACGCCCAGGCCGACGGTGAAGGTGTTGAGGTGCTGGTGGGTCGCGGTGTCACGCTTGGTGACCGGCACGTTGTTGGGGAAATCGGCGCGCAGGTCGGTGGCCCAGAAGTACTGGGCCACGTCGGCCAGCGAGTTGCTGTCACCGCCGCCGGCTGCGCCGGTGCTGTCCTTCATGGGGCGTGCAGCGAGCCCGTCTTGCTGACCAACAGGTGTTCTTCCATCTAGGGAAAACGGTCCATAGGTGCTGGTCTCGTAACCGACGGCATCATTTCTTCCCTTGTTCCAGTAGCCATCCGTCGACAACAGTGCGTAATTTCTCTGACATGAGTACTTAATTGGATCGGAGATCTGATCCGGTACCTTATGAGCGAAATAGCGTCCCACCTTGGACAGCGCACCTCGCAGTGGTGTGTAGCCTTCTTTTGTCTGCGCCGTGTACAGCAGGTCATAGAAGCTGCTGCGCTGGGTCGGGTTGAAATCCTTGATGTCTAGGAAGCTGCTGCTGGTGACGCTGCTGTCGCTGATAACGGTGAAACCGACCCGGAAGCCGTCCCCGATGTTGCGGAAGGCTTCGCCGGTGGCCGTGCGCATCAGCAGTCGGCGGGTGCGGTAGTAGGCGTACCAGTTGGCGTATTTCTGCTGTATTTCGGCCGACGTCGTGCTGTCGAGCGTCACCTTGACGAACTGGTCCGAGGCCACGGTGGTGCTAAGGGCGCAGTCCGCGTAGAAAGCGGTGGACTTGTCGACGACACCACTGGTGGTATAGGTCCAGGACAGTGCAGGCAGATTCTTGTCGTTCTTGTAGGCGTAATAGTGCCGGCCGTTCAGTGAGGTCGTCCCTGCCGAGGGGTTGAACCCATCGTCCGGTGCTCCAGTGAACGCGACATCAGGATAGGACGTACCATCCGCACGGACTGGCGGTTTGTAGGGCAGTGCTGGATTGAACGCCAGACCATTGCACTGTGACGAGTACGCGCCGTAGTTTTCGAAGTCCTTGCCGGTCCAGTCGGGAATCCCGACATCGTCCGGCATGTAGGAATAGCCCATCGAGCCGGAATCGTCCAAGATGAACATGATGTTCGGCTTGACCTGGGACAGCGAGGCGTTCAGCGGGACGTTGGACACATCGATCAGCGCCGCCTGGGCGCCGCCGCCGATCGTCCCGCAGGCCAGCGCCGCGGCGAGGGCCAGTCGGGCGGGAGGTTGGTGGCACGGATGCATGGGTCTCTTGGCGGTTCGGAACATCGCAGTTGGGCTCGGGGCCTCAGAAGTGCACCAGTGTCTCGGTGGTGCTGACCGTGTTGCGCGCGCCCTGGGCGCGCACGACGATGCGGTAGTACTCGGCCATGGTGGTGGAGCCGATGCGCACCGGGTTCTGGCTGTTGATCTCGCCACGTTCGCTCGTGACTTGGCTGCTGGCGTTCAGCGGGCGCGGGCACTGATTGGTGCCGACGGTCGAACTGCCAGCCTCCGAGCACAGCCGCACGATCAGGAAGCGCGCCGTGATCTGGTTGGCCAGCGATTTCGCCTGCGTCTGCAGGCAGGCGGCCGGGGTCGGGCCGCGCTGCGAGCGGCAGCTGTCGTTGTTCCAGTCGATGGCGACCCGGCTGCTGGAGGTGCTGGTCGATGTCGGATCGAGCCCGGGAACCAGTTGCGCCCAGTAGCCCTGGTCGCGCTGGGTGACATTCAGGCTCTCCGGCGCATTCTTGTGCTGTGTTTCGAGCCACTGGATGGCGAGCCGGGTCGCCTCGTCCGCTGCCAGCAGGGTGTCCTGCTTGAAGCTCAGATTGCCCAGGATGGTCGTGCCGGTGTCGACCGAGCGGATCATCGCCACCGCGGCCAGCGACAGCGCCACCACCGTGATCATGGCGAACAGCAGCGAGACGCCCCGCTGCCGGTTGCGGTGCTGGGAGGTCGGAGTGACATTCATCGCGAGGTGGTCCATGGGCGGCTCACGCGGGCTGCCAGAGCAGGTTGCGCAGGGGGATCACGGTCTCGAAGACCTTGTAGCGGTAATTGCGCCAGTCATCGCCCGCGCCGGGCGGGGCCTTGTCGACATGCAGTGGCGTGGGCGTCACGCCATCCGGATACCAGACCGGCCGATCGGCCGTGACCCACTCCTTGCCTGCGGTGTTCGGGCGCTGCTCGTTCTGCGTGCTGCGGGCAACCACGGCCACCCGCACGGCCACGACCCGCTGCCAGCCCTTGGCAGTGGTTGGCGACGCTGGGGTCCAGACATCGGCCACCTGGTCGGCCGTCACGCTGGTATCGATGCCGTAGACCGCCTGCAACTGCACGATCTGCGGATACAGGTCGTCGGCGACGCGCTGGCCGGTCTTGCTGTCGAAGGACACCTGTCGCAGGTGGTAAGGCGCCTGCGATGCCGGTGTGTCGCACTGTGCGTCGCCCAGCCCGGTCAGGCAGTAGCGGCGGCTGACCAGCGTGCCCAGGTCGAGCAGAAGACTGCCGGCGGGGTACGACACGTCGGTGCTCTGGATGCCCGGAAAGATGGTGCTGCCGAGATCCTGGTTCCACGGGCCGTCGGCGCCGGCATCGTGGAAAAGCTGGTTGCTGCCCGCCACGGGCTCGGCGCTCAGGTTGAACAGGCTGCAGTAGCGTGACTGGTCGGTCTGGTCCGGGGTCGGCACGGGCACGGCCAGCATCAGGTCGCCCTTGTGGTGGCCCAGGCCGGTGTTGGCGCCAATGACGAAGACGTTGCTGCCCTGGGTGTGGCCGCCGGCGACACGGGTTGGCAGCGCGAAGTCCGTGTGGTCGCTCATCAGCACATCCAGGCTGTCGGGGGTGCCGCTGTCGCCACCATCGGTGATGACCACCGGTGCCAGCGTGCGCTCGAACCGACCGACCACACCGAAACGCTGGCCGACCATGCGGCAGCCGGTGGCGCCACCTTCGCTCGTGCCGTAACCACTGGCCTGCACGTCACGCTGCAGGGTCTGCAGGGCCAGCGCGCCGTTGACCTGGGCATCGGAGCCGGCGGTGATGGTGCGCTTGCGGCCCTCATAGACCGTGGTGACCTGTGCGATCACGAGGACGGCGAGCAGGCCGATGACCATGCCGACCATCAGTTCGATCAGCGTGACGCCGCGCTGGGCGGCTGGGAGGAAGGGGGACGCGGTCATGGCGCTCGGGGTCAGGGCAGGGCGGGATTCGGATTGATCGCGGTCGTGGTCTCGAACTGGTGCTGGTCGTCGCTCGGCGCTTTCCAGGTCACCTTGACCGTGACCTGACCGGGTTCGGTCTTCGATACCAGGGCTTGGCCGGCACCGGTCGGCAGGCGCTCGCTCACACGTTCGCGCCAGCGCTGGCAGGGTGGATGGCTGGCGCAGGCACCGGCGTCGTAGAGCGCCAGGTTGCGGCTGTCGGTCCACATCAGGCCGACCAGGTCGCTGGCGAGGTAGGCGGCATCGGCGCGGTACTTGGCGCTGCTGCTCGCGCGGGTCATCGAGGCCTGCAGTCCGACCAGCCCGAGCACGGCCAGCGCGAAGATGAGCAGCGCAATCAGCGCTTCCAGCAGGACGAAGCCGTCCGGTTTCGGGGCCGGGGGCTGTTGTGGTGTGCGGCGGGTGGTCACGCGGGCCTCCTCAGTTCACCAGGCAGCGACGGGTGTCGCGCGGATCGGTGGCGGCCGGATCGCAGGTGCGCACTGCGCCACCGGTGTTCAGCATCACATGCAGCGTGCGGGTGGTGCTGCTGCCGGGGTGGGTGATCACGATGCAGCGGATCGGGGCGGGGTCGGTCTGCGCACGGCCGAAGCCGTTGAACACGACCTGGGCACGGCCGGTGGCACTCTGGCAGCTGGCATCGCGCACTTCCACCTGGACACCCGCCGAGCCGTCGCCGCGGGCGTGGCGCTCCACCAGCCGGGTGCCGGTCGTGGCGCCCAGCGGCTGGCCACACTGGCCCGCCGGACTGTCCAGACTCACGACCCACGATGCCGAGGTGGCCGACAGCGCACAGGAGTTGTCCAGCGTGCCCGGCTGTGCCTCGTTGGACACCAGCGAGAACATGACCGGTTCGTTGCGCTGTACCGCCAGGGCCCGGGCGCGGTTCAGGCCGCTGCTGATCGATTCGGCGGCATTGCGGATCTCGATGTCCAGCATCCAGTCGCGCACCACCGGCGTGACCGCCAGCAGGAGCGCGGCCAGCACGGCCACCGTCACCATCAACTCGATCAGCGTGAAGCCACCCGTGCTGCGTGGGAACGCCACCGGCATTGCCATGTTCAGCACTCCGAGCCGCGCTTGAGCCAGCAGGCCTTGCTGACCGCGTTGCCCTTGAACTGGATGGTGCCTTGTTCGCCCGCCTCGTTGAGCGTGTAGTCGTGGCCTTTGGTGTGCGGGCTGGTGCCGGTGGCGGTGAGGGTGTAGGCCTGGTTGCCGTTGGTGCCGCTGAGCTGGCAGGCGTAGCTGAACTTGGCCCCGTTGTCTGGCACGCCAGAGAACTTGATCTTGCCTTCGGCGCAGGTCTTGGTGCCGTACTGGCGGTTGTCCTGGTAGTACTGCTCCATGGCCACACGCTGGCTTGACAGGGTGCTGAAGGCTTCCGGCAGCTCGCCGCGGCGCAGGTAGTCGGTGTACGCCGGCAAGGCGATGGACGCCAGGATGCCGATGATGGCTACGACCACCATCACTTCGAGGAGCGTGAAGCCGCGCGCACGCGGCGTGTGCCGACCGGTGGCAGGAGCGCGGGCAAGGTCAGTGGCAGGAAAGGAAGCGAAGGCGGGCAGGGCCATGTCGGCAGGCGACCGAGTAATCGCGCAAAAATGAAAGAGTGGCTGGATGCTAGGCGCCCCGTGCCCCTGCGTCACGCGGGCTGGCTGCCGTTGGTCGCCTCCAGCGGGCCGTTCGTCGGCTGGATTGCCGCGGTGTCGCCCCACCACGGCTGCACGCTTGCGGCGACAATAGAAGATTGGCAACAGACAACCTACCAAGACTCCATGGCCCAGTACGTTTTCACGATGAACCGCGTCGGCAAGATCGTGCCGCCGAAGCGGCAGATCCTCAAGGGCGTCTCGCTGTCCTTCTTCCCCGGTGCCAAGATCGGCGTGCTCGGCCTCAACGGCTCGGGCAAGTCGACGCTGCTGAAGATCATGGCCGGCATCGACAAGGACATCGAGGGCGAAGCCACCCCGATGCCCGGTCTGAAGATCGGATATCTGCCGCAGGAGCCGCAGCTCAACCCGGACCAGACCGTGCGTGAAGCCGTCGAGGAAGGCATCGGCGGCGTGATCGCCGCCAAGAAGCGCCTCGACGAGGTCTACGCGGCCTATGCCGACGAGAACGCCGACTTCGACGCGCTGGCGGCCGAGCAGGCCGAGCTGGAGTCGATCATCGCCGCGGCTGGCAGCGAGAACACCGACCTGCAGCTGGAAATCGCCGCTGACGCGCTGCGTCTGTCGCCGTGGGATGCCGTGATCGGCAACCTGTCCGGTGGTGAAAAGCGCCGCGTGGCACTGTGCCGGCTGCTGCTGTCCAAGCCCGACATGCTGCTGCTGGACGAGCCCACCAACCACCTGGACGCCGAGTCGGTCGAGTGGCTGGAGCATTTCCTGCAGCGCTTCACCGGCACGGTGGTGGCCATCACCCACGATCGCTATTTCCTCGACAACGCCGCCGAGTGGATCCTGGAACTCGACCGTGGCCAGGGCTTCCCGTACAAGGGCAACTACTCCGACTGGCTGGAAGGCAAGGGCAAGCGCCTGGAGCAGGAGCAGAAGACCGAAGACGCCCGTGCCCGCGCGATGAAGATCGAACTGGAATGGGTGCGCAAGAACGCCAAGGGCCGTCAGGCCAAGAGCAAGGCGCGTCTGGCCCGCTTCGAGGAACTGAGCGACGTCGAT is a window from the Sphaerotilus montanus genome containing:
- a CDS encoding PilW family protein, translated to MTASPFLPAAQRGVTLIELMVGMVIGLLAVLVIAQVTTVYEGRKRTITAGSDAQVNGALALQTLQRDVQASGYGTSEGGATGCRMVGQRFGVVGRFERTLAPVVITDGGDSGTPDSLDVLMSDHTDFALPTRVAGGHTQGSNVFVIGANTGLGHHKGDLMLAVPVPTPDQTDQSRYCSLFNLSAEPVAGSNQLFHDAGADGPWNQDLGSTIFPGIQSTDVSYPAGSLLLDLGTLVSRRYCLTGLGDAQCDTPASQAPYHLRQVSFDSKTGQRVADDLYPQIVQLQAVYGIDTSVTADQVADVWTPASPTTAKGWQRVVAVRVAVVARSTQNEQRPNTAGKEWVTADRPVWYPDGVTPTPLHVDKAPPGAGDDWRNYRYKVFETVIPLRNLLWQPA
- the ettA gene encoding energy-dependent translational throttle protein EttA, which produces MAQYVFTMNRVGKIVPPKRQILKGVSLSFFPGAKIGVLGLNGSGKSTLLKIMAGIDKDIEGEATPMPGLKIGYLPQEPQLNPDQTVREAVEEGIGGVIAAKKRLDEVYAAYADENADFDALAAEQAELESIIAAAGSENTDLQLEIAADALRLSPWDAVIGNLSGGEKRRVALCRLLLSKPDMLLLDEPTNHLDAESVEWLEHFLQRFTGTVVAITHDRYFLDNAAEWILELDRGQGFPYKGNYSDWLEGKGKRLEQEQKTEDARARAMKIELEWVRKNAKGRQAKSKARLARFEELSDVDYQKRNETNEIFIPVAERLGNEVIEFDGVTKSFGDRVLIDNLSFKVPAGAIVGIIGPNGAGKSTLFRLIQGVEKPDTGDVKIGKTARLAFVDQSRQSLDDTKTVWQDVSGGLDNIVVGKFVMPSRAYIGRFNFKGNDQQKLVGSLSGGERGRLHLAKTLAQGGNVLMLDEPSNDLDVETLRALEEALLEFAGSAMVISHDRWFLDRICTHILAAEGDSQWVFFDGNYQEYEADKKRRLGEEGARPKRFRYKALK
- a CDS encoding pilus assembly protein PilV, which gives rise to MTTRRTPQQPPAPKPDGFVLLEALIALLIFALAVLGLVGLQASMTRASSSAKYRADAAYLASDLVGLMWTDSRNLALYDAGACASHPPCQRWRERVSERLPTGAGQALVSKTEPGQVTVKVTWKAPSDDQHQFETTTAINPNPALP
- a CDS encoding type IV pilin protein gives rise to the protein MALPAFASFPATDLARAPATGRHTPRARGFTLLEVMVVVAIIGILASIALPAYTDYLRRGELPEAFSTLSSQRVAMEQYYQDNRQYGTKTCAEGKIKFSGVPDNGAKFSYACQLSGTNGNQAYTLTATGTSPHTKGHDYTLNEAGEQGTIQFKGNAVSKACWLKRGSEC
- a CDS encoding pilus assembly FimT family protein; this encodes MAMPVAFPRSTGGFTLIELMVTVAVLAALLLAVTPVVRDWMLDIEIRNAAESISSGLNRARALAVQRNEPVMFSLVSNEAQPGTLDNSCALSATSASWVVSLDSPAGQCGQPLGATTGTRLVERHARGDGSAGVQVEVRDASCQSATGRAQVVFNGFGRAQTDPAPIRCIVITHPGSSTTRTLHVMLNTGGAVRTCDPAATDPRDTRRCLVN